From the Variovorax paradoxus genome, the window ACTTGCGGAACGCCTGCACGTCGAACGCGAGTTCGCCGCCATCGGGTTTCACCACCACCTGGCGCTCCAGGTCGATGGTGAGCGTGTAGCCGGGAAACGCGAAGGTCTCGTCGAACAGCTGTGCCACCTGCGACTCGGGAAGCACAATCGGCAGCAGGCCGTTCTTGAAGCTGTTGTTGAAGAAGATGTCGGCGTAGCTCGGCGCGATGATGGCGCGGAAGCCGTACTGGTCGAGCGCCCACGGCGCGTGCTCGCGCGACGAGCCGCAGCCGAAGTTCTTGCGCGACAGCAGGATCGAGGCGCCCGCATAGCGCGGCTGGTTCAGCACGAAGTCGGGGTTGGGCTTGCGGCTGGCCGGGTCCTGGCCCGGAAAGCCGGCGTCGAGGTAGCGCCATTCGTCGAACAGGTTCACGCCGAAGCCGGTGCGCTTGATCGACTTGAGGAACTGCTTCGGGATGATCGCGTCGGTGTCGACGTTCTCGCGGTCCATCGGAGCCACGAGGCCCTTGTGCACGGTGAATTTCTGCATATCGGTCTCTCTGGGGTTCAGGCGAAGGTGCGCACGTCGACGAAGTGTCCGTGCACGGCGGCGGCAGCGGCCATGGCCGGGCTCACGAGGTGGGTGCGGCCACCGGCGCCCTGGCGGCCTTCGAAGTTGCGGTTGCTGGTCGATGCGCAGCGCTCACCGGGCTCGAGCCGGTCGGCGTTCATCGCCAGGCACATCGAGCAACCCGGCTCGCGCCATTCAAAACCAGCGGCCTTGAAGATCAGGTCGAGCCCTTCGCGCTCGGCCTGTTCCTTCACCACACCCGAGCCGGGCACGACCATTGCGAGCTTCACGTTCTTCGCGACCTTCTGGCCGAGCTTCTTCACCACGGCCGCGGCTTCGCGCATGTCTTCGATGCGGCTGTTGGTGCACGAGCCGATGAACACCTTGTCGATGAAGATGTCGTTCATGGCCTTGTTGGGCTCCAGGCCCATGTAGACCAGCGCGCGCTCGATGGCGCCGCGCTTGCTGGCGTCCTTTTCCTTGTCGGGATCGGGCACGCGGCCGTTGATCTCGACCACCATCTCGGGCGACGTGCCCCAGGTCACCTGCGGCTGGATCTGCGTGGCATCGAGTTCGACCACCGCGTCGAACGTGGCGCCAGCGTCGGACTGCAGCGTGCGCCAGTAGCCCACGGCCTGGTCCCATTCCACGCCGGTGGGCGCCAGCGGCCGGCCCTTGACGTAGGCGATGGTCTTTTCGTCGACCGCCACCAGCCCGGCGCGCGCGCCGGCCTCGATGGCCATGTTGCAGACCGTCATGCGGCCTTCCATGCTCAGGTCGCGAATGGCCGAGCCCGCGAACTCGATGGTGTAGCCCGTGCCGCCGGCCGTGCCGATCTTGCCGATGATGGCCAGCACGATGTCCTTGGCCGTGCAGCCCAGCGGCAGCTTGCCCTCGACCTTCACCAGCATGTTCTTCGCCTTCTTGCCCAGCAGCGTCTGGGTGGCCATCACGTGCTCGACCTCGCTGGTGCCGATGCCGTGCGCCAGCGCGCCGAACGCGCCGTGCGTGGAGGTGTGCGAGTCGCCGCACACCACGGTCATGCCCGGCAGCGTCGCGCCCGACTCCGGCCCGATCACGTGCACGATGCCCTGGCGCTTGCTCAGGAACGGGAAGAAAGCGGCGGCGCCGAACTCGGCGATGTTGTGGTCCAGCGTGGTGACCTGCTCCTTGCTGGTCGGGTCGGCGATGCCCTCGTAGCCGCGCTCCCAGCCGGTGGTGGGCGTGTTGTGGTCCGCGGTGGCCACCACCGAGCTGATGCGCCACAGCTTGCGGCCGGCTTCGCGCAGGCCTTCGAAGGCCTGCGGGCTGGTCACTTCGTGCACCAGGTGGCGGTCGATGTAGAGGATCGCGGTGCCGTCTTCCTCGGTATGGACGACGTGTTCGTCCCAGATCTTGTCGTAGAGCGTGCGTGCCATGTCGGTCTCTTCTTTCGTGGGGAAATGGATTGTCTTGTGGGTGCGGGCGTGGCGCGGTTCAGGCCGCCAGTTGCTCGGCGGGATCTGCGGCCGCGTGCAGGTGGTTCACCAGCGTGCGCGCCGCCACCGGCAGCGTGGAGAAGTCGCGCGCGACCAGGCGGATCTCACGGGCGGCCCAGGCGTTGTCGAGCGCCACGCTCGCGAGGCGGCGGCCGATGCCGTTCTGCATCAGTTCGAACGCGCGCTGCGGCATCACGCCGATGCCCAGGCCGTTCTCGATCATCCGGCACATCGCGTCCAGCCCCGTCACGTGGATGCGCAGCTTGACGCTGCGCCCGGCAGTCAGCGCCGCTTCGTGCATCGCGACGTAGATCGAGCTGTTGGTGTGCAGGCCGACGTGGTCGAAATCGAGGGAGTCGGCAAAGTCGATGCTGCCCTTGGCCGCCAGCGCATGCCCCGTGGGCACGATCAGTGCGAGGCGGTCGTGGCGGTACGACAGGCTCTGCAGTTCGCCCGCGCCACCGGCCACATGGCACACGCCGAGATCGGCTGCGCCTTCCTGCACCGCGCGGATCACCTCGCTGCTCAGATGCTCTTCGAGGTCGATCTTGATGGCCTCGTGGGCGCGCGTGAAGACGCCCAGGTCTTCCGGCAGGAACTGCACGATGGCCGAGATGTTGGCGTGCACCCGCACGTGGCCGCGTACGCCGTCTGCGTATTCGCTGAGTTCGCCCTGCATCTTCTCGAGGCTGTAGAGCACCGAGCGTGCATGGTGAAGCAGGCTTTCGCCGGCGGGCGTGAGGTCGACACCGCGCGCATGGCGGTAGAGCAGGGTGGTGCCGAGGGTCGCCTCGAGGTCCGACAGCCGCTTGCTGATGGCCGACGCCGCAATGAATTCACGCTCCGCCGCGCGCCCGATGCTGCCGAGTTCGCAGACGGCCACGAACAACTGCAGCGACGTGAGGTCGATGCGGCGGGCAAAGTTGCGTTCAGACGTGCTCATTGGGCGTGGGGCATCGCGTTTGGCGATGAGATGGCTATTTTCCTCTCGTTCTTCAAGTGTTGCCATCGCGATATGCGATGGCAACGCTGCCGGGCCGAGAAGAGGGGCATGCCGAACGGGCAATAAAAAAGCTGCCCGGAGGCAGCTTTTTGAGGAGGCGTCGATTGTCGAATCGATCAGCGAGCCGAGATCGGCTTCACGTCGCGCTTCGGCGAACCTTCGAACAGCTGGCGCGGGCGGCCGATCTTGTACTCGGGGTCGCCGATCATTTCGTTCAGCTGGGCGATCCAGCCGACCGTGCGGGCCAGCGCGAAGATCGCGGTGAACAGCGGCACCGGGATGCCGATGGCGCGCTGCACGATGCCGGAGTAGAAGTCCACGTTCGGGTACAGCTTGCGCGACACGAAGTATTCGTCTTCCAGGGCGATCTTCTCGAGTTCCTTGGCGAGCTTGAACAGCGGGTCGTTTTCCAGGCCCAGCTCGGTCAGCACTTCGTTGCAGGTTTCCTGCATCAGCTTGGCGCGCGGGTCGTAGTTCTTGTACACGCGGTGGCCGAAGCCCATCAGCTTGACGTTCGAGTTCTTGTCCTTGACCTTCTTGATGAACTCGCCGATCTTCTCCACGCCACCTTCCTTCTGGATGTCGTAGAGCATGTTGAGCGCCGCTTCGTTGGCGCCGCCATGGGCGGGGCCCCAGAGGCAGGCCACGCCGGCCGCGATGGCTGCGAACGGGTTCGTGCCCGACGAACCGCACAGGCGCACGGTCGAGGTCGAGGCGTTCTGCTCGTGGTCTGCGTGCAGGATGAAGATGCGGTCGAGCGCGCGTTCGAGCACCGGGTTCACCTTGTACTCTTCGCACGGCGTGGCGAACATCATGTGCAGGAAGTTGCCTGCATAGCTGAGTTCGTTCTTCGGGTACATGTACGGCTGGCCGATCGTGTACTTGTAGGCCATGGCCACGAGCGTGGGCATCTTCGCGATCAGGCGGATCGCGGCGATCTCGCGGTGCTCGGGATTGTTGATGTCCGTGCTGTCGTGATAGAAGGCCGACAGGGCGCCCACGAGGCCGGTCATGATGGCCATCGGGTGAGCATCGCGACGGAAGCCGCGCAGGAAGAACTGCATCTGCTCGTTCACCATGGTGTGGTTCGTCACGA encodes:
- the leuD gene encoding 3-isopropylmalate dehydratase small subunit, encoding MQKFTVHKGLVAPMDRENVDTDAIIPKQFLKSIKRTGFGVNLFDEWRYLDAGFPGQDPASRKPNPDFVLNQPRYAGASILLSRKNFGCGSSREHAPWALDQYGFRAIIAPSYADIFFNNSFKNGLLPIVLPESQVAQLFDETFAFPGYTLTIDLERQVVVKPDGGELAFDVQAFRKYCLLNGLDDIGLTLRHKDKIKAFEAERLAQKPWLAHTMLANA
- the leuC gene encoding 3-isopropylmalate dehydratase large subunit yields the protein MARTLYDKIWDEHVVHTEEDGTAILYIDRHLVHEVTSPQAFEGLREAGRKLWRISSVVATADHNTPTTGWERGYEGIADPTSKEQVTTLDHNIAEFGAAAFFPFLSKRQGIVHVIGPESGATLPGMTVVCGDSHTSTHGAFGALAHGIGTSEVEHVMATQTLLGKKAKNMLVKVEGKLPLGCTAKDIVLAIIGKIGTAGGTGYTIEFAGSAIRDLSMEGRMTVCNMAIEAGARAGLVAVDEKTIAYVKGRPLAPTGVEWDQAVGYWRTLQSDAGATFDAVVELDATQIQPQVTWGTSPEMVVEINGRVPDPDKEKDASKRGAIERALVYMGLEPNKAMNDIFIDKVFIGSCTNSRIEDMREAAAVVKKLGQKVAKNVKLAMVVPGSGVVKEQAEREGLDLIFKAAGFEWREPGCSMCLAMNADRLEPGERCASTSNRNFEGRQGAGGRTHLVSPAMAAAAAVHGHFVDVRTFA
- a CDS encoding LysR substrate-binding domain-containing protein translates to MSTSERNFARRIDLTSLQLFVAVCELGSIGRAAEREFIAASAISKRLSDLEATLGTTLLYRHARGVDLTPAGESLLHHARSVLYSLEKMQGELSEYADGVRGHVRVHANISAIVQFLPEDLGVFTRAHEAIKIDLEEHLSSEVIRAVQEGAADLGVCHVAGGAGELQSLSYRHDRLALIVPTGHALAAKGSIDFADSLDFDHVGLHTNSSIYVAMHEAALTAGRSVKLRIHVTGLDAMCRMIENGLGIGVMPQRAFELMQNGIGRRLASVALDNAWAAREIRLVARDFSTLPVAARTLVNHLHAAADPAEQLAA
- the gltA gene encoding citrate synthase, whose product is MKASDTKATLSFSNGGDSVDLPIYKGTVGPDVIDIRKLYAQTGMFTYDPGFMSTAACQSAITYIDGDKGELLYRGYPIEQLATNCDFLETCHLLLYGELPDQAKKENFTKVVTNHTMVNEQMQFFLRGFRRDAHPMAIMTGLVGALSAFYHDSTDINNPEHREIAAIRLIAKMPTLVAMAYKYTIGQPYMYPKNELSYAGNFLHMMFATPCEEYKVNPVLERALDRIFILHADHEQNASTSTVRLCGSSGTNPFAAIAAGVACLWGPAHGGANEAALNMLYDIQKEGGVEKIGEFIKKVKDKNSNVKLMGFGHRVYKNYDPRAKLMQETCNEVLTELGLENDPLFKLAKELEKIALEDEYFVSRKLYPNVDFYSGIVQRAIGIPVPLFTAIFALARTVGWIAQLNEMIGDPEYKIGRPRQLFEGSPKRDVKPISAR